From the Halorubellus sp. JP-L1 genome, one window contains:
- a CDS encoding glycoside hydrolase family 32 protein yields the protein MADRVTADADPSEPDASKPFAPAYHAAPSEGWMNDPNGMAYVDGRYHLFYQAGKDRRRWDHATSEDLLTWTHEGTKVPDDGFQAYSGGAVVDVEDRCGFGENALVAMFTGHHDDGVEDQRLAYSANGGDDLVRHEANPIIPSEASDFRDPNPLWYEPDGSWRLVVARVNPTADRPRGIEIYESDDLVDWTYVSTYSSDGAAWECPSLYELPVVGSDETRWVMTVSVEWNHVEHHVGRFDGERFIVEEAFRADHGFDYYGAQSWANAPEGPGLQLAWMNNWAYALSVPGNGWQGAQSLPRRLTLYETADGVDLRQHPTDAVASLRDSRVASLREQPVAPDADPVGDAGVHGRTLELLATVDPGTSDSVGLAVRASTDQETRIEYDVPNEELIVDRGRSGALFAPGHYDVATGPLPRRADGSIQLRVFVDNSSVEVFANDGRHVNTNLVFPALESTGVSAFADGGTAELTAFDAYTLATHESDR from the coding sequence ATGGCTGATCGCGTTACCGCGGACGCCGACCCGTCCGAACCTGACGCGAGCAAGCCGTTCGCGCCGGCGTATCACGCCGCACCCTCGGAGGGTTGGATGAACGACCCGAATGGGATGGCGTACGTCGACGGCCGCTACCACCTGTTCTACCAGGCCGGCAAGGACCGACGGCGATGGGACCACGCGACGAGCGAGGACCTACTCACCTGGACCCACGAGGGGACGAAGGTCCCCGACGACGGCTTCCAGGCGTACTCGGGCGGGGCGGTCGTCGACGTCGAGGACCGCTGTGGGTTCGGAGAGAACGCGCTCGTCGCGATGTTCACGGGCCACCACGACGACGGCGTCGAGGACCAGCGGCTCGCGTACAGCGCGAACGGCGGCGACGACCTCGTCCGTCACGAGGCCAATCCCATCATCCCGAGCGAGGCGAGCGATTTCCGCGATCCGAACCCGCTCTGGTACGAGCCCGATGGCTCTTGGCGGCTCGTCGTCGCTCGCGTCAACCCGACGGCGGACCGTCCGCGCGGCATCGAGATCTACGAGTCGGACGACCTCGTCGACTGGACGTACGTGAGCACGTACTCGTCGGATGGGGCGGCCTGGGAGTGCCCGAGCCTCTACGAGCTCCCGGTCGTGGGCAGCGACGAGACGCGATGGGTGATGACGGTGTCCGTCGAGTGGAACCACGTCGAGCACCACGTCGGCCGGTTCGACGGGGAGCGGTTCATCGTCGAGGAGGCGTTCCGCGCAGACCACGGGTTCGATTACTACGGCGCGCAGTCCTGGGCGAACGCCCCCGAAGGCCCGGGCCTCCAGCTTGCGTGGATGAACAACTGGGCGTACGCGCTCTCGGTACCGGGCAACGGCTGGCAGGGCGCACAGTCGCTCCCGCGGCGACTGACGCTCTACGAGACCGCCGACGGCGTAGACCTCCGCCAGCACCCGACCGACGCGGTCGCCTCGCTCCGCGACAGCCGCGTCGCCTCGCTCCGCGAGCAACCCGTCGCGCCCGACGCGGACCCGGTCGGCGACGCCGGCGTCCACGGGCGAACGCTGGAGCTACTCGCGACCGTCGACCCGGGGACCTCCGACAGCGTCGGCCTCGCGGTTCGCGCCTCGACCGACCAGGAGACCCGTATCGAGTACGACGTCCCGAACGAGGAGCTCATAGTCGACCGAGGGCGCTCCGGCGCCCTGTTCGCACCCGGCCACTACGACGTCGCGACCGGGCCGCTCCCGCGCCGCGCGGACGGCAGCATCCAGCTCCGCGTGTTCGTCGACAACAGCTCCGTCGAGGTGTTCGCGAACGACGGCCGCCACGTCAATACGAACCTCGTCTTCCCCGCCCTCGAGAGCACCGGCGTCAGCGCGTTCGCCGACGGCGGCACCGCGGAGCTGACCGCGTTCGACGCGTACACGCTCGCCACCCACGAGTCGGACCGCTAG
- a CDS encoding HAD-IIA family hydrolase has translation MTSTLHGVILAAGIGSRLKPLTLERHKACVTVGDDPIVVHQLRAFAASPVDEVHVLTGYLSDQVAACCRDFADGRDDISVSVRECEVFANTNNMYSLYEARDAVAGEPFVLANGDVVFEPRALERLVESDADSAIACDASTYDEEAMKVTVDDDGRVDHISKDVPESRAAATSIDCYRFSAAFSATLFDEIVRRIEVDEAYDCWTEVAIDGVLQSGRHDVRPVDVDGANWVEVDDHDDLLAADWTFSDFEDLRSKEAVFFDLDGTLYLDDELVDGAADVVGALRASGTDVYFLSNNSSGWKTDYAEKLSRLGVPATPDQVVLSTDGVIEYLTENGTEDAYAVGTAAMRTALSEAGVDPTASDPEAVVVAFDTELSYEKVREATLAVRDGAEFLLAHPDMVCPTADGLVPDCGSIGALVAAATDREPSRVFGKPNAEMLAPVMDEHDLDPADVAVVGDRLDTDVQMAANVGCESICVLSGDASRVDVETHELSPTLVVDSVGAFEYPDLTTSEESSASGTVQESS, from the coding sequence GTGACCAGCACCTTGCACGGCGTTATCCTCGCTGCCGGTATTGGATCACGACTGAAACCGCTCACGCTCGAGCGGCACAAGGCCTGCGTGACAGTCGGGGACGACCCTATCGTCGTCCACCAGCTCCGCGCGTTCGCGGCCTCACCCGTCGACGAGGTCCACGTCCTGACGGGCTACCTCTCCGACCAGGTCGCGGCGTGCTGTCGAGACTTCGCCGACGGTCGCGACGACATCTCCGTCTCCGTCAGGGAGTGCGAGGTGTTCGCGAACACGAACAACATGTACTCGCTCTACGAGGCCCGGGACGCCGTCGCCGGCGAACCGTTCGTGCTCGCGAACGGTGACGTCGTCTTCGAACCGCGCGCGCTCGAGCGCCTCGTCGAGTCCGACGCCGACAGCGCGATCGCGTGCGACGCGTCGACGTACGACGAGGAAGCGATGAAGGTAACCGTCGACGACGACGGCCGCGTCGACCACATCTCGAAGGACGTCCCGGAGTCTCGGGCCGCCGCCACCTCGATCGACTGCTACCGGTTCTCGGCGGCGTTCTCCGCGACGCTCTTCGACGAGATCGTCCGACGCATCGAGGTCGACGAAGCGTACGACTGCTGGACGGAGGTCGCGATCGACGGCGTCCTCCAGTCCGGACGACACGACGTTCGGCCGGTGGACGTCGACGGCGCGAACTGGGTGGAGGTCGACGACCACGACGACCTCCTCGCGGCGGACTGGACGTTCTCCGACTTCGAGGACCTCCGGTCGAAGGAGGCCGTGTTCTTCGACCTCGACGGCACGCTCTACCTCGACGACGAACTCGTCGACGGCGCCGCCGACGTCGTCGGCGCGCTCCGTGCGAGCGGGACGGACGTCTACTTCCTCTCGAACAACTCCTCGGGCTGGAAGACCGACTACGCGGAGAAGCTCTCCCGTCTCGGGGTGCCCGCGACGCCCGACCAGGTCGTCCTGTCGACCGACGGCGTCATCGAGTACCTCACCGAGAACGGGACCGAGGACGCGTACGCGGTCGGGACGGCGGCGATGCGGACAGCGCTCTCGGAAGCCGGCGTCGACCCGACCGCGTCGGACCCGGAGGCGGTCGTCGTCGCGTTCGACACCGAGCTCTCCTACGAGAAGGTTCGCGAGGCGACGCTCGCCGTCCGCGACGGCGCGGAGTTCCTGCTCGCGCACCCCGATATGGTCTGTCCGACCGCGGACGGACTCGTCCCGGACTGCGGGTCGATCGGTGCGCTCGTCGCCGCGGCGACCGACCGCGAGCCCTCGCGCGTGTTCGGAAAGCCGAACGCGGAGATGCTCGCGCCCGTCATGGACGAGCACGACCTGGATCCCGCGGACGTCGCCGTCGTCGGCGACCGCCTCGACACGGACGTCCAGATGGCGGCGAACGTCGGCTGCGAGTCCATCTGCGTGCTCTCCGGGGACGCCTCGCGCGTCGACGTCGAGACCCACGAGCTGTCGCCGACGCTCGTCGTCGACAGCGTCGGCGCGTTCGAGTACCCGGATCTCACGACGAGCGAGGAATCGAGCGCTTCCGGCACCGTTCAGGAGTCGAGCTAG
- a CDS encoding manganese catalase family protein yields MFYHDQELQYPVEVDEPDPVFAKMLQEAIGGVEGEMRVCLQYMFQAFGVPDEHEEYRRLLYETATEEIGHIEMLATAVAKNLEGAPLQLRRNMQDDQAVNAAMNGMMPRQILSSGLNAMPVDANGAPFNASYIVASGNLAADMYANVMAESTGRLLATRLWEMTDDPGMKDMLAYLVARDTMHQNQWLEAMQSLGDPEDPQDHLPVPDSFPDAEELQEYNYAFLSTMRERADYEAPWTEGESFDGEGEYSLMHEDDLEGMIPNVAKSDPKTHNEVTGKDEDD; encoded by the coding sequence GTGTTCTACCACGACCAAGAACTCCAGTACCCAGTGGAAGTCGACGAACCGGACCCGGTGTTCGCGAAGATGTTGCAGGAAGCCATCGGTGGCGTCGAGGGCGAGATGCGCGTCTGCCTCCAGTACATGTTCCAGGCGTTCGGCGTCCCCGACGAGCACGAGGAGTACCGTCGCCTGCTCTACGAGACCGCGACCGAGGAGATCGGGCACATCGAGATGCTCGCGACCGCGGTCGCGAAGAACCTCGAGGGCGCGCCGCTCCAGCTCCGCCGGAACATGCAGGACGACCAGGCCGTGAACGCGGCGATGAACGGGATGATGCCCCGGCAGATCCTCTCCTCCGGACTGAACGCGATGCCCGTGGACGCGAACGGGGCGCCGTTCAACGCGAGCTACATCGTCGCGAGCGGGAACCTCGCGGCGGACATGTACGCGAACGTGATGGCGGAGTCGACGGGCCGCCTCCTCGCGACGCGCCTCTGGGAGATGACCGACGACCCAGGGATGAAGGACATGCTCGCGTACCTCGTCGCCCGCGACACCATGCACCAGAACCAGTGGCTGGAAGCGATGCAATCACTCGGCGACCCCGAGGACCCCCAGGACCATCTCCCCGTGCCAGATAGCTTCCCGGACGCGGAGGAGCTACAGGAGTACAACTACGCGTTCCTGTCGACGATGCGCGAGCGCGCCGACTACGAGGCGCCATGGACCGAGGGCGAGTCGTTCGACGGGGAGGGCGAGTACTCGCTCATGCACGAGGACGACCTCGAGGGCATGATTCCGAACGTCGCCAAGTCCGACCCGAAGACCCACAACGAGGTGACGGGGAAGGACGAGGACGACTGA
- a CDS encoding CDP-glycerol glycerophosphotransferase family protein, with protein sequence MPSSEDAGTAADPSADVRAGETAEFDDRLEDDGDPAERRDGSADGTGTTTDAGPSPESFGRWKQLRYVLATALFALVARLSAWYGRDPSVWAFGARGGSAFVDNAKYLYLHAVEHHPEVRAVWLTRDRDVVTDLRDAGYDAHHVHSPRGVLVALRAGVVVLTEDFRDVNVAAVGGARIVQLWHGIPIKRIGWDAELPDFPLAIRLCLGHLQRQVSQFVLTASDLADVFASGLRIDRDAHALAGYPRTDALRRSIPGEMVGVDGRVTTRLDRAAEDGALLFYLPTYRGTDGQGFDHHLDLDALEAFLAERDATLAVKPHPKESVDLDATGSRIVEIPPDNDVYPLLRRADVLLTDYSSVAFDFLRVDRPIVFYPYDRERYERTRGFYVDYDAVTPGPVAEEFDALLDALADVLDDEDSPADDWQAERAAVRDRLFEHPDGDHAERTYRVVAAADRQDRLR encoded by the coding sequence ATGCCGTCCTCTGAAGACGCTGGAACCGCCGCCGACCCCAGCGCCGACGTCCGTGCCGGCGAAACGGCCGAATTCGACGACCGCCTCGAAGACGACGGCGACCCCGCCGAGCGGCGCGACGGTTCCGCCGACGGAACTGGCACGACGACCGACGCGGGGCCGTCGCCGGAGTCGTTCGGGCGCTGGAAGCAGCTGCGGTACGTGCTCGCGACCGCGCTGTTCGCGCTCGTCGCGCGGCTCTCGGCGTGGTACGGCCGCGACCCGTCCGTGTGGGCGTTCGGCGCACGCGGCGGGAGCGCGTTCGTGGACAACGCGAAGTACCTCTACCTCCACGCCGTCGAACACCACCCCGAGGTCCGCGCGGTCTGGCTGACCCGCGACCGCGACGTCGTCACCGACCTCCGGGACGCCGGCTACGACGCCCACCACGTACACTCGCCGCGGGGCGTCCTCGTCGCGCTGCGCGCAGGCGTCGTCGTCCTCACCGAGGACTTCCGGGACGTGAACGTCGCCGCGGTCGGCGGCGCGCGCATCGTCCAGCTCTGGCACGGCATCCCCATCAAGCGCATCGGGTGGGACGCCGAACTCCCCGACTTCCCGCTCGCGATCCGGCTCTGCCTTGGGCACCTCCAGCGGCAGGTCTCCCAATTCGTCCTCACCGCGAGCGACCTCGCCGACGTCTTCGCGTCCGGCCTCCGCATCGACCGCGACGCGCACGCCCTCGCCGGCTACCCGCGCACCGATGCCCTCCGACGCTCGATCCCCGGCGAGATGGTCGGCGTCGACGGCCGCGTCACAACCCGACTCGACCGCGCCGCCGAAGACGGCGCGCTCCTGTTCTACCTGCCGACGTACCGCGGGACCGACGGACAGGGGTTCGACCACCACCTCGACCTCGACGCGCTCGAGGCGTTCCTCGCCGAGCGAGACGCCACCCTCGCCGTCAAGCCACATCCCAAGGAATCGGTCGACCTCGACGCGACCGGTTCCCGGATCGTCGAGATCCCGCCGGACAACGACGTCTATCCCCTCCTTCGCCGCGCGGACGTCCTCCTGACGGACTACTCGTCGGTCGCGTTCGACTTCCTCCGCGTCGACCGCCCCATCGTCTTCTACCCCTACGACCGGGAGCGATACGAGCGAACGCGCGGGTTCTACGTCGACTACGACGCCGTCACCCCCGGGCCCGTCGCCGAGGAGTTCGACGCGCTACTGGACGCGCTCGCGGACGTTCTCGACGACGAAGACTCGCCCGCGGACGACTGGCAGGCCGAGCGCGCCGCCGTCCGCGACCGTCTCTTCGAGCACCCCGACGGCGACCACGCCGAACGCACCTACCGCGTCGTCGCCGCCGCCGACCGCCAGGACCGCCTGCGGTAG
- a CDS encoding sugar phosphate isomerase/epimerase, translating into MTAARTGFVSQTHSGDATLENWIARGGAADFDFVEVYMDGATNRRALDPQEVAARADDHDLDVLVHLPFVDLDLGTPRDGVRDAAIAELEACLRVAADMDAAKAVVHPSSRATPPEWNRDVVVPRIVDAIADLDAVAADHGVELCAENLPGGYFLLSSFDPLLEGTEVSMTFDTGHARVDGYDAQAMAEYLDAHRDRVSHVHVNDAREAADEHVPTGSGTTDFATALAPLDDDWDGTLSLEVYTFDFDYLEISREKLHAVL; encoded by the coding sequence ATGACCGCCGCCCGAACCGGCTTCGTCAGTCAAACGCACAGTGGCGACGCGACGCTCGAGAACTGGATCGCTCGCGGTGGCGCCGCGGACTTCGACTTCGTCGAGGTGTACATGGACGGCGCGACGAACCGCCGCGCGCTCGACCCGCAGGAAGTCGCGGCGCGCGCCGACGACCACGATCTCGACGTCCTCGTCCACCTCCCGTTCGTCGACCTCGACCTCGGCACGCCACGCGACGGCGTTCGCGACGCCGCCATCGCGGAACTCGAGGCGTGCCTCCGCGTCGCCGCGGACATGGACGCGGCGAAGGCCGTCGTCCACCCGAGTTCGCGCGCCACGCCACCGGAGTGGAACCGCGACGTCGTCGTCCCGCGGATCGTGGACGCGATCGCCGACCTCGACGCGGTCGCCGCCGACCACGGCGTCGAACTCTGCGCGGAGAACCTCCCCGGCGGCTACTTCCTCCTGTCCTCGTTCGACCCGCTGCTCGAGGGGACCGAGGTCTCGATGACGTTCGACACCGGCCACGCTCGCGTGGACGGCTACGACGCTCAGGCCATGGCCGAGTACCTCGACGCGCACCGCGACCGCGTCTCGCACGTGCACGTCAACGACGCCCGCGAGGCCGCCGACGAGCACGTCCCGACGGGATCGGGCACCACGGACTTCGCCACCGCCCTCGCCCCACTCGACGACGACTGGGACGGCACGCTCTCCCTGGAGGTGTACACGTTCGACTTCGACTACCTCGAGATCAGTCGCGAGAAACTCCATGCCGTCCTCTGA
- a CDS encoding iron transporter has protein sequence MTLTTSEEADERQLELAQKAGDAYQEALTYMIEEVAETGDTREVKDYLVGFAQEEAEGMYASTGDGDLEWEEPDDENCHVEVAVCDGDDGRFLPELDVSVAVLDGDEAVAEFEPQFLWHPGLHHYGDNVKIPGDGAYSIRVDVEPPGFERHDEENGDRYRDAVQVTFDDVQLTTGQS, from the coding sequence GTGACGCTCACGACCAGCGAGGAGGCCGACGAACGCCAGCTCGAACTCGCCCAGAAGGCGGGCGACGCGTATCAGGAGGCACTGACGTACATGATCGAGGAGGTCGCCGAGACCGGCGACACGCGAGAAGTGAAGGATTACCTCGTCGGATTCGCCCAGGAGGAGGCCGAGGGCATGTACGCGTCCACCGGGGACGGCGACCTGGAGTGGGAGGAGCCGGACGACGAGAACTGTCACGTCGAGGTCGCGGTCTGCGACGGCGACGACGGCCGGTTCCTGCCCGAGCTCGACGTCTCGGTCGCAGTCCTCGACGGCGACGAGGCTGTCGCCGAGTTCGAACCCCAGTTCCTCTGGCATCCGGGCCTCCACCACTACGGAGATAACGTGAAGATACCGGGAGACGGCGCGTACTCGATCCGCGTCGACGTCGAACCGCCAGGGTTCGAGCGACACGACGAGGAGAACGGCGACCGCTACCGGGATGCCGTCCAGGTGACGTTCGACGACGTCCAGCTCACGACCGGGCAGTCCTGA
- a CDS encoding Gfo/Idh/MocA family protein, which produces MTDVRVGVIGLGLMGRVHAGNAEDVGATVVAGADVSADPRAEFVEEFDVPTYDSHDAMLEAESLDAVVITTPNRFHEETAVAALEDDCYVFVEKPLAHTLESAARIADASRGSEGYCMVGFHNRFAPASRATRAYRDQGRFGEIEHIEATYVRRRGIPAPGSWFTNRELAGGGSLIDVGVHVIDLAMDVLDFPEVVEVSGITRSTFGAREDYADPDGFASSWDAAENGFDVDDSVTAFIRFASGQTVSLEVAWATNRTPGNELIVRGTEAGAQLELEGEVVELFETGNIGIDHHVTSTIDARGGPDGHVEEMRHFVDAAAAGEPVTMNTADEGLEVQRIVDGIYRSSETGRAVRFDE; this is translated from the coding sequence ATGACCGACGTCCGCGTCGGCGTAATCGGGCTGGGACTGATGGGCCGCGTGCACGCCGGGAACGCCGAGGACGTCGGTGCGACCGTGGTCGCTGGCGCGGACGTCTCCGCGGATCCGCGCGCGGAGTTCGTTGAGGAGTTCGACGTCCCCACCTACGACTCGCACGACGCGATGCTCGAGGCGGAGTCCCTCGACGCGGTCGTCATCACGACCCCGAACCGGTTCCACGAGGAGACGGCAGTGGCCGCGCTCGAGGACGACTGCTACGTGTTCGTCGAGAAGCCGCTCGCGCACACCCTCGAGAGCGCCGCTCGGATCGCGGACGCCTCCCGCGGCTCGGAGGGCTACTGCATGGTCGGCTTCCACAACCGGTTCGCGCCAGCGTCGCGGGCGACGCGCGCCTACCGCGACCAGGGACGGTTCGGGGAGATCGAGCACATCGAGGCCACGTACGTTCGACGCCGCGGCATCCCCGCACCCGGGTCGTGGTTCACGAACCGCGAGCTCGCGGGCGGCGGGTCGCTCATCGACGTCGGCGTCCACGTCATCGACCTCGCGATGGACGTCCTCGACTTCCCGGAGGTCGTCGAGGTGTCGGGCATCACGCGGTCGACGTTCGGGGCGCGCGAGGACTACGCGGACCCCGACGGGTTCGCTTCGTCCTGGGACGCCGCCGAGAACGGGTTCGACGTGGACGACTCCGTGACGGCGTTCATCCGGTTCGCGTCCGGGCAGACCGTCTCGCTCGAGGTCGCGTGGGCGACGAACCGGACGCCGGGGAACGAACTCATCGTCCGCGGCACCGAGGCAGGCGCGCAGCTCGAACTCGAGGGCGAGGTCGTCGAGCTGTTCGAGACGGGGAACATCGGCATCGACCACCACGTCACGAGCACGATCGACGCGCGCGGCGGCCCGGACGGGCACGTCGAGGAGATGCGGCACTTCGTCGACGCCGCCGCCGCGGGCGAGCCGGTGACGATGAACACGGCCGATGAGGGCCTCGAAGTCCAGCGGATCGTCGACGGCATCTATCGGTCGAGCGAGACCGGCCGCGCCGTCAGGTTCGACGAGTAG
- a CDS encoding ZIP family metal transporter, whose amino-acid sequence MLPEAPFAPLLTSELAPVDAPLIATALGSRTGGAGSGNELVAASAAVALALVHLYGTRIRLVDAAPRSRILSFGGGVSVAYVFVHLLPELARTEGFDETPLGHPLVLERSVHVVALLGFVTFYGLERFVAESRDDEVGEEPSRGVYRIHLASFAGYNALVGYLLFHREEAGTIPLVLFAVAMTLHFLVNDYALRHHYRDAYRDRGRWVLAAAVLGGALAGALTTIDRGALDVLFAFLAGGVVLNTIKEELPESRESKFVAFALGNALYAGLLLLV is encoded by the coding sequence ATGCTCCCCGAGGCCCCGTTCGCGCCCCTGCTCACGTCCGAGCTTGCGCCCGTGGATGCGCCCCTGATCGCGACGGCACTCGGGTCCAGGACCGGCGGGGCCGGTAGCGGGAACGAACTGGTCGCCGCGAGCGCAGCGGTCGCTCTGGCGCTCGTCCACCTCTACGGAACGCGCATCCGACTCGTCGACGCCGCCCCTCGGAGCCGCATCCTCTCGTTCGGCGGCGGGGTCTCCGTCGCGTACGTCTTCGTCCACCTCCTCCCCGAACTGGCACGGACCGAGGGGTTCGACGAGACGCCACTCGGGCACCCGTTGGTCCTCGAACGGTCCGTGCACGTCGTCGCGCTCCTCGGGTTCGTCACGTTCTACGGTCTCGAGCGCTTCGTCGCCGAGTCGCGGGACGACGAGGTGGGCGAGGAGCCGTCCCGCGGCGTCTACCGCATCCACCTCGCGTCGTTCGCGGGCTACAACGCCCTCGTCGGGTACCTGCTCTTCCACCGCGAGGAAGCGGGAACGATTCCGCTCGTGCTCTTCGCCGTCGCGATGACGCTGCACTTCCTCGTGAACGACTACGCGCTCCGCCACCACTACAGGGACGCCTACCGCGACCGCGGCCGCTGGGTGCTCGCCGCCGCCGTCCTCGGCGGCGCGCTCGCCGGCGCACTGACCACGATCGACCGCGGCGCGCTCGACGTCCTGTTCGCGTTCCTCGCCGGCGGCGTCGTCCTCAACACGATCAAGGAGGAACTCCCGGAGAGTCGCGAGAGCAAGTTCGTGGCGTTCGCGCTCGGGAACGCGCTCTACGCCGGCCTCCTGCTCCTCGTCTGA
- a CDS encoding TIGR03557 family F420-dependent LLM class oxidoreductase, translating to MPEFGIALSSEEHEPDALVDYATKAEDVGLDFAMVSDHYHPWIEAQGESPFVWSVLAGIARETDSLRVGTGVTCPTIRIHPAILAQAAATTAVMFDGRFTFGVGTGERLNEHVLGDRWPTYEERQSMLREAVDVLRELWTGEVVDHHGEHYTVENAKLYTTPEAPPDVAVAAGGTDSASVAGEIGDGLVTTAPDDELAAAFADAYADRDQADTDHVDAPMIGQAAVCYAETEQEGRRTVHEQWPNGGLPGELGQELPTPSVFEQAAELVTEEDAAGSLPCGPDADAFVESIQSYLDAGYDHVYLHQIGDDQADFLEFYADEVLPSFD from the coding sequence GTGCCTGAGTTCGGGATTGCTCTCTCCAGCGAGGAGCACGAACCGGACGCGCTCGTCGACTACGCCACGAAGGCCGAGGACGTCGGCCTGGACTTCGCGATGGTCTCGGACCACTACCATCCGTGGATCGAGGCGCAGGGCGAGTCGCCGTTCGTCTGGAGCGTGCTCGCCGGTATCGCTCGCGAGACGGACTCGCTTCGCGTCGGTACCGGCGTGACGTGTCCGACGATCCGCATCCATCCGGCGATACTCGCGCAGGCGGCCGCGACGACCGCCGTCATGTTCGACGGCCGGTTCACGTTCGGGGTCGGCACGGGCGAACGCCTCAACGAGCACGTGCTCGGCGACCGCTGGCCGACGTACGAGGAACGCCAGTCGATGCTCCGCGAGGCCGTCGACGTCCTCCGCGAGCTGTGGACGGGCGAGGTCGTCGACCACCACGGCGAGCACTACACGGTCGAGAACGCGAAGCTCTACACGACCCCGGAGGCACCGCCGGACGTCGCCGTCGCCGCCGGTGGCACCGACTCCGCGTCGGTCGCGGGCGAGATCGGTGACGGACTCGTGACCACCGCACCGGACGACGAACTCGCCGCCGCGTTCGCGGACGCGTACGCGGACCGCGACCAGGCCGACACCGACCACGTCGACGCTCCCATGATCGGGCAGGCCGCTGTCTGCTACGCCGAGACGGAGCAGGAGGGTCGGCGGACCGTCCACGAGCAGTGGCCGAACGGCGGCCTCCCGGGCGAACTCGGCCAGGAGCTCCCGACGCCGAGCGTCTTCGAGCAGGCGGCCGAACTCGTCACCGAGGAGGACGCCGCCGGCTCGCTGCCCTGTGGTCCGGACGCGGACGCGTTCGTCGAGTCCATCCAGTCGTACCTCGACGCCGGCTACGACCACGTCTACCTCCATCAGATCGGCGACGATCAGGCGGACTTCCTCGAGTTCTACGCCGACGAGGTCCTGCCGTCGTTCGACTGA
- a CDS encoding AI-2E family transporter, which produces MFSRWDVRPEQVAWVAVGLVVLVVVSFVVYKSIGGIVLGLFLYYGTRPVYEHVHERVGRRRVSAAIALATVGLPMIIVLGYAALTAYQEAATLLNSPVASDIRQAIRPFVSVQSFASRETWTQLLQGNTALVRRYSSTLFAWGIRLFIMVTVAYYLLRDGHAIGEWVRDSFDDFVAVDFLEGVDDDLDTIYTGNLLTIGITGVIAAATFYLFATFAPGDSVIQYPILLGMLVGVGTLIPVLGMVAVYVPFAGILFLRAYVWNLFPVWVPVAFLAITFVVVDTIPDLLLRSYVSKGGINMGLMILAYALGAEAFGWWGVFFGPIVLVVFLHFAQRVLPSLAHGISVHIPGE; this is translated from the coding sequence ATGTTCAGCCGCTGGGACGTACGGCCCGAACAAGTCGCGTGGGTCGCCGTGGGTCTCGTGGTCCTCGTCGTCGTCTCGTTCGTCGTCTACAAGAGCATCGGCGGGATCGTCCTCGGGCTGTTCCTCTACTACGGCACGCGTCCCGTCTACGAGCACGTCCACGAGCGTGTCGGGCGGCGTCGAGTGAGTGCCGCCATCGCGCTGGCGACGGTCGGCCTCCCGATGATCATCGTCCTCGGGTACGCCGCCCTCACGGCCTACCAGGAGGCCGCCACGCTATTGAATTCGCCCGTCGCGAGCGACATCCGGCAGGCCATCCGGCCGTTCGTCAGCGTGCAGTCGTTCGCGAGCCGCGAGACGTGGACCCAGCTGCTCCAGGGGAACACGGCCCTCGTCCGCAGGTACTCGAGCACGCTGTTCGCGTGGGGCATCCGCCTGTTCATCATGGTCACCGTCGCGTACTACCTCCTCCGCGACGGCCACGCGATCGGCGAGTGGGTGCGCGACTCGTTCGACGACTTCGTCGCCGTCGACTTCCTGGAGGGCGTCGACGACGACCTCGACACCATCTACACGGGGAACCTCCTCACGATCGGTATCACGGGCGTCATCGCCGCTGCGACGTTCTACCTGTTCGCGACCTTCGCGCCCGGGGACTCAGTCATCCAGTACCCCATCCTCCTCGGGATGCTCGTCGGCGTCGGGACGCTCATCCCCGTCCTCGGGATGGTCGCCGTCTACGTGCCATTCGCTGGTATCCTCTTCCTCCGCGCGTACGTCTGGAACCTCTTCCCGGTCTGGGTGCCGGTCGCGTTCCTCGCCATCACGTTCGTCGTCGTGGACACCATTCCGGACCTCCTCCTCAGGTCGTACGTCTCCAAGGGCGGCATCAACATGGGACTGATGATCCTCGCGTACGCCCTCGGCGCGGAGGCGTTCGGCTGGTGGGGCGTGTTCTTCGGCCCCATCGTGCTCGTCGTCTTCCTGCACTTCGCGCAGCGAGTGCTCCCGTCGCTCGCCCACGGCATCTCCGTTCACATCCCCGGCGAGTAG